The Sphingobacterium bambusae genome includes a window with the following:
- a CDS encoding DUF3823 domain-containing protein, giving the protein MKKTSMFIALASLLLLASCNLFELDSYPAPAETLHGEVVDVATGKRVLTDQGSEGIRVRLIETSWGENVTPNPDFFCMPDGTFQHTKIFKGTYNVQIDGPFIPLLREDERGVPIADETKDLDIEGVTEAKFEVQPFLNVEWVGEPQVVNGKIQAKVRVSRGVTENEFREKIEPMGGYSSSFQNVTDIQLFVSYSSSVGYRARDERWTSALDYTGSSFNSLLGQTVTIESNGTIPPGRIVFIRAAARINYDTPVGSGTRRYNYTDAKEVFVN; this is encoded by the coding sequence ATGAAAAAGACAAGCATGTTTATAGCCTTAGCGTCTCTTTTGTTGTTGGCTTCTTGCAACCTCTTCGAGCTGGATAGTTATCCTGCGCCGGCAGAAACCCTGCACGGAGAGGTGGTGGATGTGGCTACCGGAAAGCGGGTGCTAACGGATCAAGGAAGTGAAGGAATACGGGTGCGCCTTATTGAGACCAGCTGGGGAGAAAATGTAACGCCCAATCCGGACTTTTTCTGTATGCCGGATGGTACATTCCAGCATACGAAAATTTTTAAGGGAACCTATAACGTACAGATAGATGGACCATTTATCCCCTTACTGCGCGAAGATGAGCGTGGAGTGCCCATTGCCGATGAGACGAAAGACCTCGACATTGAGGGGGTAACAGAGGCGAAATTTGAGGTGCAGCCCTTCCTGAATGTGGAATGGGTGGGCGAGCCGCAGGTAGTGAATGGCAAGATACAGGCGAAGGTGCGCGTGAGCCGCGGTGTGACGGAGAACGAATTTCGCGAGAAGATAGAGCCCATGGGCGGCTACAGCAGCAGCTTCCAAAATGTGACCGATATTCAGCTATTTGTCAGCTATTCCTCGTCGGTAGGATACCGTGCACGCGATGAGCGCTGGACAAGCGCCCTCGACTATACCGGCTCTTCATTTAATAGCTTGCTGGGACAGACGGTGACAATCGAGTCAAACGGAACGATTCCACCGGGGCGAATTGTCTTTATCCGCGCAGCGGCACGTATCAACTACGATACACCGGTCGGAAGCGGTACTAGACGCTACAACTATACGGATGCCAAAGAGGTATTTGTAAACTAA
- a CDS encoding glutaminase family protein: MITIKNISKKGMRIGLCLCASVFSVLVASAQGKQARSAPAYPLITHNPNFSIWSSSDVLTDKATEHWTGVAHGLTGYLEVDGKMYRFMGMDAPRYQSIMPQAAGAGKTTVKYSEQAPANGWQALTFKAAGWKEGQLPISDNKSVSGTFWESDNIWVRREFSLDKVGQEGPLYLKLHHDDNIAVYLNGQLVFEKEGWNNRFEYFDISAKAKGLLRAGNNVLATQLKNTAGGRFLDVDLVKKLPSDKEGIALAQQTGVEVRATQTEYNFDCAGVALKLTFTSPLFLDNLDLLARPVSYLGYEVVSKDGKQHRVTLHQEVSSDIAVYMADQQEVEGWAYQDKGLSILKAGTVEQPTLQKGADDMRIDWGYLYVAAPAGKDVKQYLSGSSAAKSGSPYRGKSLALHTEMALGAVGATPVNRFLTIGYDEVIAIQYFNQDLRPWWNKNGDRLFESQLHAAVADYPKLMEQCATFDKDLWQQAYAAGGEEYAHLCVLAYRQSIAAHTLVESPEKEVLWLSKENNSGGFINTVDVTYPSSPLYLIYNPVLMQGMLNGIFHFSETGKYPHPWAAHDLGTYPKANGQTYGEPMPVEESGNMLILTAAIAQAQGNADYAAKHWEVLTKWTDYLVKEGLDPKTQLCTDDFAGHLARNANLSLKAIMGIASYARLAEMLGKQEVATRYRKIAEEMVPQWMKMADGGDHYALTFDDKKTWSQKYNLIWDKVLDFGLFPKEVAAKEIAYYLPRMNRFGLPLDSRKNYTKNDWILWTAVLTDDQATFKKFIDPVYRHALETPSRVPLNDFYDSTNGIRENFKARSVVGGFYMKVLADKWEGKGVVRSAYCVLR, translated from the coding sequence ATGATAACAATAAAGAATATAAGTAAAAAAGGGATGCGCATAGGTCTATGCCTATGCGCATCGGTTTTTAGTGTGTTAGTGGCTTCGGCCCAAGGTAAGCAGGCGCGTTCAGCGCCGGCTTATCCTTTGATTACCCACAACCCCAATTTCAGTATCTGGTCCAGCAGCGATGTGTTGACGGACAAGGCCACTGAGCATTGGACAGGCGTGGCGCATGGCTTGACCGGCTACCTGGAGGTGGATGGCAAGATGTACCGCTTTATGGGTATGGATGCACCGCGCTACCAGTCGATCATGCCGCAGGCGGCAGGAGCAGGAAAGACCACGGTGAAGTATAGCGAGCAGGCTCCAGCGAATGGTTGGCAAGCATTGACCTTTAAAGCCGCGGGCTGGAAGGAAGGGCAGCTGCCTATTTCGGATAATAAATCGGTATCCGGAACTTTTTGGGAATCGGATAACATATGGGTGAGAAGGGAATTCTCCCTAGATAAAGTTGGGCAAGAGGGGCCTTTGTACCTCAAACTGCACCACGATGATAATATCGCTGTTTACCTCAACGGACAGCTTGTGTTTGAGAAAGAGGGTTGGAACAACCGTTTTGAATATTTTGATATTTCGGCAAAAGCGAAAGGCTTGCTGCGTGCAGGAAACAACGTGCTGGCCACACAGCTGAAAAATACGGCCGGTGGCCGCTTTCTTGATGTTGATCTAGTGAAGAAGCTGCCATCTGACAAGGAAGGCATAGCGTTAGCCCAGCAAACGGGTGTCGAGGTGCGCGCTACGCAAACGGAATACAACTTTGATTGTGCAGGCGTGGCGCTTAAGTTGACCTTCACGTCGCCGCTCTTTCTAGATAACTTGGATCTGCTTGCACGCCCTGTTTCTTATCTGGGCTATGAGGTGGTATCTAAGGATGGCAAGCAACACCGTGTGACGCTACACCAAGAGGTTTCTTCGGATATCGCGGTCTACATGGCGGATCAGCAGGAGGTGGAAGGATGGGCCTATCAGGATAAAGGGCTTTCTATACTGAAAGCGGGCACCGTGGAACAACCGACCTTGCAGAAGGGGGCCGACGATATGCGTATAGACTGGGGATACCTCTACGTGGCGGCGCCGGCAGGCAAGGATGTGAAGCAATACCTATCGGGGAGCAGTGCTGCTAAAAGCGGTAGTCCTTACCGCGGCAAATCGCTCGCCCTGCATACGGAGATGGCGCTAGGTGCGGTGGGTGCTACGCCGGTAAACCGTTTTCTGACCATCGGCTATGATGAGGTGATCGCTATCCAATATTTTAACCAGGATCTACGCCCATGGTGGAACAAAAACGGCGACCGTCTATTCGAGTCGCAATTGCATGCTGCGGTAGCGGATTATCCTAAATTGATGGAGCAATGTGCCACTTTTGATAAGGATTTATGGCAACAGGCCTACGCCGCCGGAGGCGAGGAGTATGCGCATCTTTGTGTTTTGGCGTATAGGCAAAGTATTGCCGCGCACACCTTGGTGGAGAGTCCGGAGAAGGAGGTGCTATGGCTATCCAAGGAGAATAACAGTGGCGGTTTTATCAATACGGTGGATGTTACCTATCCTTCGTCGCCTTTATACTTAATCTATAACCCGGTGTTGATGCAGGGTATGCTCAACGGTATTTTCCACTTCAGCGAAACCGGTAAGTATCCGCACCCTTGGGCGGCACATGACTTGGGTACTTACCCAAAGGCTAATGGCCAGACCTATGGGGAGCCGATGCCGGTGGAGGAATCGGGCAATATGTTAATCCTGACGGCAGCCATCGCGCAGGCGCAAGGCAACGCGGACTATGCCGCCAAGCATTGGGAGGTGTTGACCAAATGGACGGACTACCTCGTAAAGGAAGGGCTAGACCCGAAGACGCAGCTATGTACGGATGATTTTGCGGGCCACTTGGCGCGCAATGCCAACCTCTCGCTAAAAGCGATTATGGGCATTGCCAGCTATGCGCGACTGGCAGAGATGCTCGGCAAGCAGGAGGTAGCCACGCGATACCGCAAGATAGCAGAAGAGATGGTGCCCCAATGGATGAAGATGGCCGACGGTGGAGACCATTATGCCTTGACCTTCGACGACAAGAAAACCTGGAGCCAGAAATATAACCTTATCTGGGATAAGGTACTTGATTTTGGCTTGTTTCCGAAAGAGGTGGCTGCAAAAGAAATAGCTTATTATTTGCCGCGCATGAATCGCTTTGGTCTGCCCCTCGACAGCCGGAAGAACTATACCAAAAATGATTGGATACTATGGACGGCTGTCCTAACCGATGACCAAGCGACTTTTAAAAAGTTTATTGACCCAGTGTATAGACATGCTTTGGAAACACCATCCCGTGTGCCGCTTAACGACTTCTACGACTCGACGAATGGTATTCGCGAGAACTTTAAAGCGCGTAGCGTGGTAGGGGGATTTTATATGAAGGTGCTAGCAGATAAGTGGGAAGGTAAGGGGGTAGTGCGTAGTGCGTATTGCGTATTGCGATAA